From Oscillospiraceae bacterium, one genomic window encodes:
- a CDS encoding L-serine ammonia-lyase, whose amino-acid sequence MNSLRHLYKIGRGPSSSHTMAPDKASRYFASEFPNADAYKCILYGSLAMTGEGHMTDLVIQSAFAPKPCEVVFDKKTAQLPHPNTFDLLAFKNGNEIGKRRVISIGGGSFRILGEEAKEPHPYYCENSFAEIAEICRKNDWQIWEYVEHAEGERIHEYLHEVWRVMQKAIDEGLAAKGILAGGLGVNRKANYLFNRRHENESPQTRENRIVCAYAFAVSEQNAGGGEVVTAPTCGASGVLPAVLKYMQQSNNFTDEDIIHALETAGVIGNLIKQNASISGAECGCQAEIGSACSMAASALAQLFGMGLDQIEYAAEVAMEHHLGLTCDPVGGLVQIPCIERNAVAAMRAINAFRIADFLSETRKVSFDTVVKTMYETGKDLSKRYRETAEGGLAKNLKVKRKK is encoded by the coding sequence ATGAACTCTCTGCGGCATCTTTATAAAATCGGGCGCGGACCGTCGAGTTCGCATACGATGGCGCCCGACAAGGCGTCAAGATATTTTGCATCCGAGTTTCCGAACGCGGATGCCTATAAGTGCATCCTCTACGGCTCTTTAGCCATGACCGGAGAGGGACATATGACCGATCTGGTCATTCAAAGCGCGTTTGCGCCAAAACCCTGTGAAGTCGTCTTTGACAAAAAAACCGCACAGCTGCCGCACCCGAACACCTTTGACCTGCTTGCCTTCAAAAACGGCAATGAAATCGGAAAACGCCGGGTCATCAGCATCGGCGGCGGGAGTTTTCGCATCCTCGGAGAAGAAGCGAAAGAACCTCACCCGTATTATTGTGAAAACAGTTTTGCCGAAATCGCCGAGATCTGCCGTAAGAACGACTGGCAGATCTGGGAGTACGTCGAGCACGCCGAGGGCGAGCGGATTCACGAATATCTTCATGAGGTCTGGCGGGTGATGCAGAAAGCCATTGACGAAGGACTTGCCGCGAAAGGGATTTTGGCGGGCGGACTCGGCGTCAACCGGAAGGCAAATTACTTATTTAATCGCAGACATGAAAACGAGTCGCCGCAGACCAGGGAAAATCGGATCGTGTGCGCATACGCTTTCGCTGTGAGCGAACAAAACGCGGGCGGCGGAGAGGTCGTGACCGCGCCGACCTGCGGGGCGAGCGGCGTGCTTCCGGCGGTGCTCAAATACATGCAGCAGTCGAACAATTTTACCGATGAGGACATCATCCATGCGCTCGAGACAGCGGGGGTGATCGGCAATCTGATCAAACAGAACGCTTCAATCAGCGGCGCGGAATGCGGGTGCCAGGCCGAGATCGGAAGCGCATGTTCGATGGCGGCTTCGGCGTTGGCGCAGTTGTTCGGGATGGGACTCGATCAGATCGAATACGCTGCCGAGGTGGCGATGGAACACCATTTGGGGCTGACCTGCGACCCGGTGGGCGGGTTGGTGCAGATTCCGTGCATCGAGCGGAACGCGGTCGCGGCGATGCGCGCGATCAATGCTTTCCGTATCGCGGATTTTTTGAGCGAGACACGCAAGGTGTCGTTTGACACGGTGGTCAAGACGATGTACGAGACGGGCAAAGACCTTTCGAAACGCTACCGCGAGACCGCCGAGGGCGGATTGGCGAAGAATTTAAAGGTAAAACGGAAGAAGTAA
- a CDS encoding J domain-containing protein encodes MEIVEVKQKLRKLKRLECALRASGQLKTVPVLVWDNFFDLSENSGQTRKKTRYDLNQLCELSREELKTVIDGYWAFVYGELFQDNLIQGRLFYDRDALIQLGLPFDADETAVKKRFRELAKQYHPDVGGDAAKFIELMNLYRRLIVA; translated from the coding sequence ATGGAAATCGTCGAGGTCAAACAAAAACTGCGCAAACTTAAGCGGTTGGAATGCGCGCTGAGGGCATCGGGGCAATTAAAAACTGTCCCGGTTTTAGTTTGGGACAATTTTTTCGACCTCTCCGAAAACAGCGGCCAAACAAGAAAAAAGACACGATATGATTTAAATCAACTCTGCGAATTGAGCCGTGAGGAATTGAAAACCGTGATCGACGGATATTGGGCGTTCGTATACGGAGAGTTATTTCAGGACAATCTCATACAGGGGCGGCTGTTTTATGACCGCGACGCGCTGATTCAACTGGGACTGCCGTTCGACGCGGACGAGACCGCGGTGAAAAAGCGTTTTCGGGAGCTGGCGAAACAATATCACCCCGACGTCGGCGGCGACGCGGCGAAATTCATCGAATTAATGAATTTGTACCGGCGATTGATTGTTGCATAA
- a CDS encoding magnesium transporter CorA family protein, with translation MTKYYLSAETGLKEIAGPAANAWISMINPDESEIKDISEKCGIEASVLKSALDTDERSRIDLDDNYTMVLVNIPTVEEQKDEKELYSTIPLGIITTGNMIITVCLENTPVLRYFASGSPRDFRTNMKSRFILQILYQNALLYLQYLHNIDKKSDEIENILHKSTKNSELIELLKLEKSLVYFTTALRSNEAVLEKLLRTEIVRKYPEDSDLLEDVIVENKQAIEMTNIYSGILSGMMDAFASVISNNLNIVMKVLAIVTIVISIPTIIFSAYGMNLAPEGMVLSSSPYGFAIIIGGTLLLCLAVALIFGKIKMFK, from the coding sequence ATGACAAAATACTACCTCTCCGCCGAAACGGGCCTGAAAGAAATCGCGGGTCCCGCGGCCAACGCCTGGATTTCCATGATCAATCCGGACGAATCCGAAATTAAAGACATCTCCGAAAAATGCGGCATCGAAGCGTCTGTTCTCAAATCCGCACTGGATACCGACGAGCGGTCGCGCATCGATTTGGATGATAACTACACGATGGTTCTCGTCAACATCCCCACCGTTGAAGAACAAAAAGACGAGAAAGAGCTCTATTCCACGATCCCGCTCGGAATCATCACGACCGGCAATATGATCATCACGGTGTGCCTAGAAAACACGCCGGTGCTGAGATATTTCGCATCCGGCTCTCCGCGGGATTTTCGTACGAACATGAAATCCCGATTCATTCTCCAGATCCTCTACCAGAACGCGCTTTTATATTTGCAATATCTGCACAATATCGATAAGAAGAGCGACGAAATCGAAAATATCCTCCATAAATCGACCAAGAACAGCGAACTGATTGAGCTGCTGAAACTCGAAAAGAGCTTGGTCTATTTCACGACCGCGCTGCGCTCCAACGAAGCCGTCTTGGAAAAACTGCTGCGCACCGAGATCGTCCGGAAATACCCGGAGGACTCCGATCTGCTCGAGGACGTCATCGTCGAAAACAAACAGGCGATCGAGATGACGAACATCTACAGCGGCATTCTGAGCGGTATGATGGACGCGTTCGCGTCTGTCATCTCCAACAACCTGAACATCGTGATGAAAGTGCTCGCCATCGTGACCATCGTCATCTCGATTCCGACCATCATCTTTTCGGCTTACGGGATGAACCTGGCGCCCGAGGGAATGGTTCTCTCTTCCAGTCCTTATGGTTTTGCCATCATCATCGGCGGCACGCTTTTGCTGTGTTTGGCTGTGGCATTGATTTTCGGAAAAATCAAAATGTTCAAATGA